From a single Microbacterium murale genomic region:
- a CDS encoding D-alanine--D-alanine ligase family protein, with product MDKQTVVVLFGGRSSEHSISSATAGGVLHAIDRDRYDVIPIGITREGAFVLEEDRPDKFALDAENLPTVVDNGTRVLWPEPGGDRTLRVTQTDGSVTGLGAIDVVLPLLHGLHGEDGAIQGFFDVLDVPYAGCGILDSAICLDKHYTKLALSAAGIAVSPGITIRRAQWEADAARFRADIAALGSVVFVKPASAGSSVGVSCVVDGDGLDEAMRIAFAEDEKVLVESKVDGREIEVGVLAGRAGEAARASLPGEVVLTSRSFYDFEGKYLGGDGVEIVCPADVDDALIERLRDAAVRAFEAVDGRGLARVDFFVTRDGDLVVNELNTMPGFTPISMFPKCWVASGLSYRDLITELVEVGLQR from the coding sequence ATGGACAAGCAGACGGTGGTGGTGCTCTTCGGAGGGCGTTCCAGCGAGCATTCCATCAGCTCCGCGACGGCGGGCGGGGTGCTGCACGCGATTGACCGCGACCGCTACGACGTGATCCCGATCGGGATCACACGTGAGGGTGCGTTCGTCCTCGAAGAGGATCGTCCGGACAAGTTCGCTCTGGATGCCGAGAACCTCCCCACTGTCGTGGACAACGGCACCCGCGTGCTGTGGCCCGAGCCCGGTGGCGATCGGACTCTGCGGGTGACCCAGACCGATGGATCCGTGACAGGTCTCGGCGCGATCGATGTCGTGCTTCCGCTCCTGCACGGGCTGCACGGCGAAGACGGCGCCATCCAGGGCTTCTTCGACGTGCTCGACGTGCCGTACGCGGGATGCGGCATCCTCGACTCGGCGATCTGCCTCGACAAGCACTACACGAAGCTCGCGCTCTCCGCGGCCGGTATCGCCGTGTCACCTGGCATCACGATCCGTCGTGCGCAGTGGGAGGCCGACGCGGCTCGGTTCCGTGCGGACATCGCGGCTCTGGGATCCGTGGTGTTCGTCAAGCCGGCGAGCGCAGGATCGAGCGTCGGCGTGTCGTGTGTCGTCGACGGCGATGGCCTGGATGAGGCGATGCGCATCGCCTTCGCTGAAGACGAGAAGGTGCTCGTCGAATCGAAGGTCGACGGTCGTGAGATCGAGGTCGGCGTGCTCGCCGGTCGTGCCGGCGAGGCAGCACGGGCGTCGCTTCCCGGCGAAGTCGTCCTCACGTCTCGCAGCTTCTACGATTTCGAGGGCAAGTACCTCGGCGGCGACGGCGTGGAAATCGTGTGCCCGGCGGATGTCGATGACGCGCTCATCGAGCGGCTGCGCGATGCCGCTGTACGCGCGTTCGAGGCTGTCGACGGCCGAGGGCTGGCACGGGTGGACTTCTTCGTCACCCGTGACGGCGACCTCGTCGTCAACGAGCTCAACACGATGCCGGGCTTCACGCCGATCTCCATGTTCCCGAAGTGCTGGGTCGCCTCGGGTCTGAGCTACCGCGACCTCATCACCGAGCTCGTAGAGGTCGGCCTGCAACGCTGA
- a CDS encoding DUF3515 family protein, whose product MTRRLAAAALLLLGTALLGGCSTTVHLEPADDANNPLCAEVSVGLQNVASIADKDRRWTDAQATGAWGDPGEPSAIILRCGVAVPAPTSELQCVTLEGVDWLVDASDTPFLRLTTYGRDPAVQLYIDTGAVSSNDVISTRTLVGAVTAIPSDGKCTAPDELDEDAQELLG is encoded by the coding sequence ATGACCCGCCGTCTTGCCGCAGCCGCCCTCCTCCTGCTCGGAACGGCCCTGCTGGGCGGCTGCTCCACCACGGTGCACCTCGAGCCGGCAGACGACGCGAACAACCCGCTGTGCGCCGAAGTCTCAGTCGGCCTGCAGAACGTCGCGAGCATCGCCGACAAGGATCGTCGGTGGACCGACGCGCAGGCGACCGGCGCATGGGGTGACCCCGGGGAGCCCTCGGCGATCATTCTTCGCTGCGGCGTCGCCGTACCGGCTCCCACGAGCGAGCTGCAGTGCGTCACGCTCGAGGGCGTCGATTGGCTCGTGGACGCGTCTGACACTCCGTTCCTTCGACTGACGACCTACGGTCGTGATCCGGCCGTCCAGCTCTACATCGACACGGGTGCGGTCAGTTCGAATGATGTGATCAGCACCCGCACACTTGTCGGGGCCGTCACCGCGATTCCCTCCGATGGCAAGTGCACGGCGCCGGATGAGCTCGATGAGGACGCGCAGGAGCTGCTGGGCTGA
- a CDS encoding lysophospholipid acyltransferase family protein gives MGSRSPEKSRPSPFWPLAAIVVPAVGYLAKIEIRNKEKLPAKGAFVLAPNHYSEFDPLIVAAAVWRLGRAPRFMAKESLFRVPVFGWLMRKMGMVPVARATSAAAAKQTIEQSRALVANERGVIVYPEGTLTRDPDLWPMRGKSGAVRLALAGGIPLIPVAQWGTQHIMGRYEKGLSLWPPRKRVQVLFGDPVDISDLSGRAGEQAALNEATNRLMNAITALLEELRGEKAPATRWNPAEHGQKETGRLDS, from the coding sequence ATGGGCTCCCGGTCACCCGAGAAGTCCCGCCCGAGTCCGTTCTGGCCGCTCGCGGCGATCGTCGTGCCGGCGGTCGGCTATCTGGCGAAGATCGAGATCCGGAACAAGGAGAAGCTGCCGGCCAAGGGCGCGTTCGTGCTCGCGCCGAACCATTACTCGGAGTTCGACCCGCTCATCGTCGCAGCGGCCGTGTGGCGGCTCGGGCGTGCGCCGCGTTTCATGGCGAAGGAGAGCCTGTTCCGCGTGCCGGTCTTCGGCTGGCTGATGCGCAAGATGGGGATGGTGCCGGTTGCAAGGGCGACCTCTGCGGCGGCGGCGAAGCAGACCATCGAGCAATCGCGAGCTCTTGTGGCGAACGAGCGCGGCGTGATCGTCTACCCGGAAGGCACGCTCACCCGGGATCCCGACCTGTGGCCGATGCGCGGGAAGTCCGGTGCAGTGCGGCTCGCCCTGGCCGGCGGCATCCCGCTCATCCCGGTGGCGCAGTGGGGCACTCAGCACATCATGGGCAGGTACGAGAAGGGGCTGAGCCTCTGGCCACCGCGCAAGCGTGTTCAGGTGCTCTTCGGCGACCCTGTCGACATCTCTGATCTGAGCGGCCGTGCGGGGGAGCAGGCGGCGCTGAACGAGGCCACCAATCGGCTGATGAACGCGATCACCGCTTTGCTCGAAGAGCTGCGCGGGGAGAAGGCACCTGCGACGCGCTGGAATCCGGCCGAGCACGGCCAGAAGGAGACCGGACGCCTTGACTCGTAA
- the rpmF gene encoding 50S ribosomal protein L32, with protein sequence MAGNPPKRKVSRSNTRSRRAQWKAAPIALVKTVENGKTVYSRPHQAKVVTDSQGTELFMEYKGRKVADV encoded by the coding sequence ATGGCTGGTAACCCCCCGAAGCGCAAGGTATCCCGTTCCAACACCCGCTCGCGCCGCGCGCAGTGGAAGGCAGCGCCCATCGCGCTCGTCAAGACCGTTGAGAACGGCAAGACCGTCTACAGCCGCCCGCACCAGGCAAAGGTCGTCACCGACTCGCAGGGTACCGAGCTGTTCATGGAGTACAAGGGCCGCAAGGTCGCTGACGTCTGA
- the rnc gene encoding ribonuclease III produces the protein MTGVPGGTAPLAEKLRVDIDPELLALALTHRSYAYEHGAIPHNERLEFLGDSVLGQAVTVMLFTTHPGLDEGQLAKRRASVVSTVALAEVARGIGLGEHLLLGRGEEQTGGRDKDSILADTMEAVFGATYLSAGPEAATELVLRLTKPLLADPERYGAAMDPKTSLQELAARLGSTPPSYSVTSSGPDHDRRFTATVEVGDVSMTGDGTSKKTAEMAAALSAWRLLSESA, from the coding sequence GTGACAGGGGTCCCAGGGGGGACGGCACCTCTCGCCGAGAAGCTCAGGGTCGATATCGACCCTGAGCTGCTTGCGTTGGCGTTGACTCATCGTTCGTACGCGTACGAGCACGGGGCGATCCCGCACAACGAGAGGCTCGAATTCCTCGGCGATTCGGTGCTCGGACAGGCCGTGACGGTCATGCTGTTCACGACGCATCCCGGGCTCGATGAAGGGCAGCTCGCCAAGCGAAGGGCGAGTGTGGTCTCCACTGTCGCCCTCGCGGAGGTCGCCCGTGGCATCGGCCTGGGGGAGCACCTCCTGCTCGGGCGTGGCGAAGAGCAGACCGGTGGGCGCGACAAGGACTCGATCCTCGCCGACACCATGGAAGCCGTGTTCGGCGCGACGTATCTCTCCGCCGGCCCTGAGGCAGCGACCGAATTGGTGCTGCGGCTGACGAAGCCGCTGCTGGCGGACCCCGAGCGCTACGGTGCGGCGATGGATCCCAAGACGAGTCTCCAAGAACTCGCAGCGCGCCTGGGCTCAACGCCACCGAGTTACTCCGTGACCTCGAGCGGGCCCGATCACGATCGTCGCTTCACCGCCACGGTGGAGGTCGGCGATGTGAGCATGACCGGCGACGGCACGAGCAAGAAGACGGCCGAGATGGCTGCCGCTCTCAGTGCATGGCGCCTCCTCAGCGAGAGTGCCTGA
- a CDS encoding ATP-dependent DNA helicase RecG yields the protein MAFSLDTSLAEAIGPASAKKVERAFGMTTVGEMLGHYPRRYADPAELTPIRDLPVGETVTIVAEVLSSSARAMRNRNGAMTDVIIGDEHGRVSLTFFAKNIQQAQWRANEMRPGRRGVFSGKVGMYNETTQFAHPQVELFDDEESAQARADDRAHRPIPIYPATSAVSSQQFRELIEKVLPDVGDVPDPLPDEIRKREGLLDARTALVQLHRPQARNDVDPAVRTLRMHEALVLQTALLQQRAAVRSLNATPRQAKPGGLLERFDALLPYTLTADQRTVGDQIADDLTGAWPMNRLVQGEVGSGKTLVALRAMLQVAESGGQAALIAPTEVLASQHLRSITKMLGPDLAPLLMPTLLTGQMSAPARRKAALRVAAGQALIVVGTHALLGEKTTFADLGLVVVDEQHRFGVEQREALRAKGSSPHALVLTATPIPRTVAMTVFGDLDTSVIRTMPAGRAGIESFVAPLAEHPDWFRRVWDRAAEEIAQKRQVFAVCAAIDTTKKSAGEEDQAALVPTEEGSSGPRWGVVQLDAALETHPTVGKLRRAVLHGKMPSETKDAVMQAFARGEIDLLIATTVIEVGVDVPNASTMIVLDADRFGVSQLHQLRGRVGRGDVPGLCLLVTEAEEGSLARDRVEAVAATLDGFALAEVDLELRGEGDVLGSTQSGVRSSLKLLRVVKDSKLIARARELAEDILDVDPQLASHTGLREVIARRVTEEDRAALAKN from the coding sequence ATGGCCTTCTCCCTCGACACGAGTCTCGCCGAGGCGATCGGTCCGGCGTCGGCCAAGAAGGTCGAGCGGGCATTCGGCATGACGACGGTCGGAGAGATGCTGGGCCACTATCCCCGCCGTTATGCGGATCCTGCGGAGCTCACTCCGATCCGAGACCTGCCTGTGGGGGAGACGGTGACGATCGTCGCCGAAGTGCTCTCCTCGTCTGCGCGCGCGATGCGCAATCGCAACGGCGCCATGACCGACGTCATCATCGGGGATGAGCACGGTCGGGTCTCGCTGACGTTCTTCGCGAAGAACATCCAGCAGGCGCAGTGGCGTGCGAATGAGATGCGTCCTGGCCGGCGTGGAGTGTTCTCCGGCAAGGTCGGCATGTACAACGAGACCACCCAGTTCGCTCACCCGCAGGTCGAACTCTTCGACGACGAGGAGAGCGCACAGGCCAGGGCGGATGATCGCGCGCACAGGCCGATCCCGATCTACCCGGCGACCTCGGCGGTCTCGAGTCAGCAGTTCCGCGAGTTGATCGAGAAGGTCCTTCCCGACGTCGGCGATGTGCCCGATCCGCTTCCGGACGAGATCCGGAAGCGCGAGGGGCTGCTGGATGCCCGCACAGCGCTGGTGCAGTTGCACCGCCCGCAAGCACGTAACGACGTCGATCCCGCCGTTCGCACCCTTCGCATGCACGAGGCCCTTGTGCTGCAGACCGCGCTGCTGCAGCAGCGCGCAGCGGTGCGGTCACTGAACGCCACGCCGCGCCAGGCGAAGCCGGGCGGACTGCTCGAGCGCTTCGACGCATTGCTGCCGTACACCCTCACCGCTGACCAGCGGACGGTCGGAGATCAGATCGCGGACGACCTCACCGGCGCGTGGCCGATGAACCGACTGGTGCAGGGTGAGGTCGGATCCGGAAAGACCCTCGTCGCTCTGCGCGCCATGCTGCAAGTCGCCGAGTCCGGCGGGCAGGCTGCACTGATCGCTCCCACAGAGGTACTCGCATCCCAGCATCTGCGGTCCATCACGAAGATGCTCGGGCCCGATCTTGCACCGCTGCTCATGCCGACCCTGCTCACCGGCCAGATGTCTGCTCCTGCGCGCCGCAAGGCCGCGCTGAGGGTCGCTGCCGGCCAAGCGCTCATCGTCGTGGGCACGCACGCTCTGCTGGGGGAGAAGACGACATTCGCCGACCTCGGCCTCGTCGTCGTGGATGAGCAGCACCGCTTCGGCGTCGAGCAGCGAGAGGCGCTGCGCGCGAAGGGCTCCAGCCCGCACGCTCTCGTGCTCACGGCGACTCCGATTCCCCGCACTGTCGCGATGACGGTGTTCGGCGACCTGGACACTTCGGTCATCCGCACGATGCCGGCCGGGCGGGCTGGCATCGAATCGTTCGTCGCGCCGCTGGCGGAGCATCCCGATTGGTTCCGTCGCGTGTGGGACAGAGCGGCGGAGGAGATCGCGCAGAAGCGACAGGTGTTCGCGGTGTGCGCGGCCATCGACACGACGAAGAAGTCGGCGGGTGAGGAGGATCAGGCAGCGCTGGTGCCCACGGAGGAAGGCTCGTCCGGCCCGCGCTGGGGCGTCGTGCAGCTGGACGCTGCGCTGGAGACGCATCCGACCGTCGGCAAGCTCCGGCGCGCCGTGCTCCACGGGAAGATGCCGTCGGAGACGAAGGACGCCGTGATGCAGGCCTTCGCGCGTGGGGAGATCGATCTGTTGATCGCGACGACGGTGATCGAGGTCGGTGTCGATGTTCCGAACGCCTCCACGATGATCGTGCTCGATGCCGACCGATTCGGAGTCTCGCAGCTGCACCAGTTGCGCGGACGCGTCGGCCGTGGCGATGTGCCAGGGCTGTGTTTGCTGGTCACCGAGGCAGAAGAAGGGTCATTGGCACGCGATCGCGTCGAGGCGGTGGCTGCGACCCTCGACGGCTTCGCGTTGGCGGAGGTCGATCTGGAGCTGCGGGGCGAGGGCGATGTGCTCGGGTCGACGCAGTCCGGCGTGCGGTCGTCGCTGAAACTGCTGCGCGTCGTGAAGGACTCGAAACTGATCGCGCGCGCGAGAGAGCTGGCGGAGGACATCCTCGACGTTGATCCGCAGCTGGCGTCGCACACAGGTCTCCGCGAGGTCATCGCCCGCCGCGTCACAGAGGAAGACCGAGCCGCACTCGCGAAGAACTGA
- a CDS encoding YceD family protein, with product MREHQFSVTLKEQWGEGIVSYEAGSEIDVDVRLESVHEGILASGTVDAEYKGVCGRCLKDIAEPVEVEFQELFAYPGDEETDFEVQDDHVDLETLVREAAVLSLPFQPVCQPDCPGLDPNTGERLAESTGVEPDAPIDPRWSALQQITDQGNAADRRGPENTEES from the coding sequence ATGCGGGAGCACCAGTTCTCCGTCACCCTGAAAGAGCAGTGGGGTGAGGGCATCGTCTCGTACGAAGCAGGCTCGGAGATCGACGTCGATGTGCGTCTCGAGTCGGTTCACGAAGGCATTCTCGCCTCGGGAACCGTAGATGCTGAGTACAAGGGTGTCTGCGGAAGATGCCTGAAAGACATCGCCGAGCCTGTCGAAGTCGAGTTCCAGGAGCTTTTCGCGTATCCTGGTGATGAAGAAACTGACTTCGAGGTTCAAGACGACCACGTGGATCTTGAAACTCTTGTCAGGGAAGCGGCCGTATTGTCACTTCCATTTCAGCCGGTGTGTCAGCCGGATTGCCCGGGGCTCGACCCGAATACGGGTGAGCGGCTGGCCGAAAGCACCGGAGTGGAGCCGGACGCTCCCATCGATCCTCGGTGGAGTGCGCTCCAACAGATCACAGACCAGGGGAACGCGGCAGACCGTCGCGGTCCCGAGAACACAGAAGAGAGTTAG
- the rsmD gene encoding 16S rRNA (guanine(966)-N(2))-methyltransferase RsmD → MTRIIAGRARGLRLDVPGSGTRPTSDRVRESLFGALESLDVIAGARVLDLYAGSGALGLEALSRGAASVDLVERSRSAAAVVRRNIATVARPLGNATARVHESAVSAFLKRAAGPYDLVFTDPPYDLDDQTMDADLIALAPLLSDDAVVVIERARRSTPPDATAAGLEVFREKSYGDTAIWWAQPAVESQSR, encoded by the coding sequence GTGACGAGGATCATCGCCGGACGAGCCCGCGGGCTCCGCCTCGACGTACCGGGCAGCGGCACGCGGCCGACCAGCGACCGGGTACGCGAATCGCTCTTCGGTGCCCTGGAGTCGCTCGATGTCATCGCAGGAGCCCGTGTGCTGGATCTGTACGCAGGGTCAGGAGCGCTGGGCCTCGAAGCCCTGAGCCGGGGCGCAGCGAGCGTCGACCTCGTCGAGCGTTCGCGTTCCGCCGCCGCCGTGGTGCGTCGGAACATCGCCACGGTCGCCCGCCCCTTGGGCAACGCCACCGCGCGCGTGCATGAGAGTGCGGTCAGCGCGTTCCTCAAACGCGCGGCAGGTCCGTACGACCTTGTCTTCACCGATCCGCCTTATGACCTGGACGACCAGACCATGGATGCCGATCTGATCGCGCTGGCTCCGCTGCTGTCCGACGACGCAGTGGTCGTGATCGAACGTGCGCGCCGATCCACGCCCCCCGATGCCACGGCAGCCGGACTCGAGGTGTTCCGCGAGAAGTCCTACGGCGACACGGCGATCTGGTGGGCTCAGCCGGCTGTCGAATCCCAATCGCGGTAG
- a CDS encoding NAD(P)H-dependent glycerol-3-phosphate dehydrogenase — MTRKNSAPVGPRVTVIGAGSWGTTFGKILADGGAHVTMWARRPEQALEIAEGKRNSKYLPGINLPRTITATHELSTALDGADQVYLSVPSQSLRENLKAVRPLLSDREVPIISLMKGVERSSGLRMSQVIEQELRCDPMRIAVASGPNLALEIAREQPTAAVIASLNQETAETVARAARNTYFRTFVNTDVIGTEFGGVLKNLIAVAIGIVDGVGYGENTKASIITRGLVEMTDFAVANGAQSETLQGLAGLGDLIATCQSPLSRNNTAGRLLGQGYSYQDVVKQMNQTAEGLASVAPILQLARESDVHMPIVEQVKMVLDGTMNPRDIAPHLTTDDDTPQEERTNHGQADGGGALRRAFQRAFHQLRDGGRGAARD; from the coding sequence TTGACTCGTAAAAACTCAGCGCCGGTCGGACCCCGCGTCACCGTCATCGGAGCCGGGAGCTGGGGAACGACCTTCGGGAAGATCCTCGCCGACGGTGGTGCCCACGTGACCATGTGGGCTCGCAGGCCGGAACAGGCACTCGAGATCGCAGAGGGCAAACGCAACTCGAAGTACCTTCCCGGCATCAATCTGCCGCGTACGATCACGGCCACGCACGAGCTGTCCACAGCGCTCGACGGTGCGGATCAGGTCTATCTGTCGGTTCCGAGCCAGTCGCTGCGTGAGAACCTCAAGGCGGTTCGTCCGCTGCTCTCCGACCGTGAGGTGCCCATCATCAGTCTGATGAAGGGCGTCGAACGATCCAGCGGCCTGCGCATGAGCCAGGTGATCGAGCAGGAGCTTCGTTGCGACCCGATGCGGATCGCGGTGGCATCCGGGCCGAACCTCGCGCTCGAGATCGCGCGAGAGCAGCCGACGGCGGCGGTGATCGCTTCTCTCAACCAGGAGACGGCCGAGACGGTCGCCCGGGCGGCCCGCAACACCTACTTCCGCACGTTCGTGAACACCGACGTGATCGGCACCGAGTTCGGCGGCGTGCTGAAGAACCTCATCGCCGTCGCGATCGGCATCGTCGACGGCGTCGGCTATGGCGAGAACACGAAGGCCTCGATCATCACGCGCGGTCTTGTCGAGATGACGGACTTCGCAGTGGCGAACGGCGCACAGTCCGAGACCCTGCAGGGCCTTGCTGGCCTCGGCGACCTGATCGCCACCTGCCAGTCGCCGCTCAGTCGGAATAACACGGCGGGTCGACTGCTCGGCCAGGGATACAGCTATCAGGATGTCGTGAAGCAGATGAACCAGACCGCAGAGGGGCTGGCGTCCGTGGCGCCGATCCTGCAACTGGCCCGAGAGTCCGATGTGCACATGCCCATCGTCGAGCAGGTGAAGATGGTGCTGGACGGGACGATGAATCCCCGTGACATCGCACCGCACCTGACAACCGACGACGACACTCCCCAGGAGGAGAGAACCAATCATGGACAAGCAGACGGTGGTGGTGCTCTTCGGAGGGCGTTCCAGCGAGCATTCCATCAGCTCCGCGACGGCGGGCGGGGTGCTGCACGCGATTGA
- the thiL gene encoding thiamine-phosphate kinase yields MPSRSADDDPRLGDVSEGTILRAILSRTAPASHAILGPGDDAAVIATPSGSVVATTDTLVHGPDFRLAWSTGYDLGWKSAAVNLADVAAMGARPTALLVALAVPRDLRLSFVEQLADGFREACEALAPGCAVVGGDLTVSDVLTIAVTALGDLEGREPVTRAGARPGDVVAVAGELGHAAHGLAVLFGRFRDGGVPVPIDSDLLESGERAALSAQLRPAPPIGLGVMASVAAATAMMDISDGLALDAGRLAAASDVTLDLSRAALGEHPERALAGGEDHALLATFPSDVLPPGFRIIGAVRERGADGVLCDGLPVSSDGWDPYRDWDSTAG; encoded by the coding sequence ATGCCCTCCCGTTCAGCAGACGATGACCCGCGCCTGGGAGACGTGTCAGAAGGCACGATCCTGCGTGCCATCCTCAGTCGTACCGCCCCCGCGTCGCATGCGATCCTCGGCCCGGGGGATGACGCCGCCGTGATAGCCACGCCGTCGGGCTCTGTCGTCGCTACGACGGACACGTTGGTTCACGGGCCGGACTTCCGGCTTGCCTGGTCGACCGGCTACGACCTCGGATGGAAGTCGGCCGCCGTGAATCTGGCGGATGTCGCAGCGATGGGCGCGCGACCCACGGCGCTTCTGGTCGCACTGGCCGTGCCGCGCGATCTCCGGCTGTCGTTCGTGGAGCAGCTCGCCGACGGGTTCCGTGAGGCCTGTGAGGCGCTGGCCCCCGGGTGCGCGGTGGTCGGGGGAGATCTGACAGTATCCGACGTGCTCACCATCGCCGTCACGGCGCTGGGCGATCTTGAAGGCAGAGAGCCCGTCACGAGGGCAGGTGCACGCCCTGGTGATGTCGTGGCCGTCGCCGGCGAACTCGGACACGCTGCCCACGGCCTCGCCGTGCTGTTCGGACGGTTCCGTGATGGTGGTGTCCCGGTCCCGATCGACTCGGATCTGCTCGAGAGCGGTGAGCGCGCGGCGCTGTCAGCGCAGCTGCGCCCAGCGCCGCCGATCGGACTCGGCGTGATGGCATCCGTGGCTGCAGCGACGGCGATGATGGACATCTCCGACGGTCTCGCGTTGGATGCCGGACGTCTCGCAGCAGCATCCGACGTCACGCTGGACCTGTCGCGCGCCGCTCTCGGTGAGCACCCGGAACGCGCCCTCGCCGGCGGTGAGGATCACGCCCTGCTCGCCACGTTCCCCTCAGATGTACTCCCACCTGGCTTCCGCATCATCGGGGCAGTACGCGAGCGCGGCGCAGACGGAGTGCTGTGCGACGGTCTGCCTGTTTCCTCCGACGGCTGGGATCCCTACCGCGATTGGGATTCGACAGCCGGCTGA
- the mutM gene encoding bifunctional DNA-formamidopyrimidine glycosylase/DNA-(apurinic or apyrimidinic site) lyase, with protein sequence MPELPEVEVVRAGLAPAVIGATIISASVLDERALTRHPAGAADFVARLEGALVAGASRRGKFLWLPLSGGAAALTAHLGMSGQLLLRNPDAPSERHERIRLGIQHPRHGELAIVFADQRTFGSLAVDALVADGADLVPSQVEHIARDPLDPAFDDVTFIAAVRRRASAIKRILLDQTLISGVGNIYADESLWAARIHPESLGRALSAQAVRRLLSEVRLVLEKALAEGGTSFDAQYVNVNGQAGYFSRQLRVYGLEGRPCARCGSPIARERFMNRSSHFCLVCQRKR encoded by the coding sequence GTGCCTGAGCTTCCCGAAGTCGAGGTCGTGCGTGCCGGCCTCGCACCTGCCGTGATCGGCGCGACGATCATCAGCGCGTCGGTGCTCGACGAGCGCGCACTCACACGGCACCCGGCGGGCGCCGCCGACTTCGTGGCGAGACTCGAAGGCGCACTCGTCGCTGGTGCGTCACGTCGGGGAAAGTTCCTGTGGCTGCCGCTCTCCGGCGGAGCGGCCGCATTGACGGCTCATCTCGGCATGAGCGGTCAGCTGCTGCTTCGGAATCCCGATGCACCATCGGAACGTCACGAGCGCATCCGTCTCGGCATCCAGCATCCTCGCCACGGTGAGCTCGCGATCGTCTTCGCCGATCAGCGCACGTTCGGATCGCTCGCTGTCGACGCGCTCGTCGCAGACGGAGCCGACCTGGTGCCTTCGCAGGTGGAGCACATTGCAAGAGATCCGCTGGATCCCGCCTTCGACGACGTGACATTCATCGCCGCGGTGCGTCGTCGCGCGAGCGCCATCAAGCGCATCCTGCTCGATCAGACGCTGATCAGCGGCGTCGGCAACATCTACGCGGACGAGTCGCTGTGGGCTGCTCGCATCCATCCGGAGTCCCTGGGCCGCGCCCTGTCGGCGCAGGCGGTGCGACGTCTTCTCTCCGAGGTGCGTCTGGTGTTGGAGAAGGCGCTGGCCGAAGGTGGCACGAGCTTCGATGCGCAGTACGTGAATGTCAACGGACAGGCCGGGTATTTTTCCCGGCAACTTCGTGTCTATGGGCTTGAGGGCCGTCCGTGCGCGCGCTGCGGCAGCCCTATCGCACGCGAACGGTTCATGAACCGTTCGAGCCATTTTTGCCTGGTCTGCCAGCGAAAACGCTAG
- the coaD gene encoding pantetheine-phosphate adenylyltransferase — protein MSSRIAVVPGSFDPPTLGHLDVIRRAAKLYDELHVLVVHNPGKEAMLPIAQRLSLLEQSIAEDGMGDNIIIGSWSMGLLVDYARDVGAGVLVKGIRSQIDVAYESPMAIVNRHLADIETVFLLPDPSHAMVSSSLVRQVAGLGGDITPFVPRAVAAFLDTGARGL, from the coding sequence ATGAGCAGCCGGATCGCCGTTGTCCCTGGTTCATTCGACCCGCCCACTCTGGGTCATCTCGATGTGATCCGTCGAGCGGCGAAGCTGTACGACGAGCTGCATGTGCTCGTGGTGCACAATCCTGGCAAAGAGGCGATGCTCCCGATCGCTCAGCGGCTGTCGTTGCTGGAACAGTCCATCGCGGAAGACGGCATGGGCGACAACATCATCATCGGATCGTGGAGCATGGGGCTTCTGGTCGACTACGCGCGCGATGTGGGTGCCGGCGTACTCGTGAAGGGCATCCGCTCCCAGATCGATGTCGCCTACGAGTCGCCTATGGCGATCGTGAACCGCCACCTCGCCGACATCGAGACGGTGTTCCTGCTGCCGGATCCCTCGCACGCGATGGTGTCGAGTTCGCTCGTGCGTCAGGTGGCCGGTCTGGGCGGCGACATCACGCCGTTCGTACCGCGCGCGGTCGCCGCATTCCTCGATACCGGAGCACGCGGCCTCTGA